A region of Anoplopoma fimbria isolate UVic2021 breed Golden Eagle Sablefish chromosome 24, Afim_UVic_2022, whole genome shotgun sequence DNA encodes the following proteins:
- the LOC129113931 gene encoding endonuclease domain-containing 1 protein: MNMLTLSGFVPFLACLLPLISATVVQDFNHIERCKDSLYMGTPPRGFTDTKLKKICQRYADRPRFVTLYDPQKRIPVYSAYTFKKTEGDRRVDYPWMYEPQLAEIDGNGNMQSFPTGYLHMKFEDSQAVLDDYSDVVLYERGHLNPDQHQSTSHDRASTYTLTNVVPEIREFNIGPWREYEERIRVRLNNFCRGTAYIVTGVTTRGNMIRRNNQDRVAIPEDVWSAYCCTEYDRNSPHDVRIRFPSYGVLAKNAKEGNSVHEMPVQELEILLKSNLDVDQDLQIFYDNCISPSPLPLYLQHTI; this comes from the exons ATGAATATGTTGACACTTTCAGGTTTTGTTCCTTTTCTGGCCTGTCTTTTGCCTCTGATCTCTGCGACGGTGGTTCAAGATTTTAATCACATAGAGAGATGCAAGGACTCCCTGTACATGGGGACACCACCGCGGGGGTTCACCGACACCAAACTGAAGAAGATCTGTCAACGTTACGCGGACAGACCTCGCTTCGTGACCCTGTACGACCCCCAAAAGCGGATTCCGGTTTACTCAGCTTATACCTTCaagaagacagagggagacagacgtGTGGACTACCCTTGGATGTATGAGCCACAG CTGGCAGAAATCGATGGCAATGGAAACATGCAGTCCTTCCCCACTGGCTACCTGCACATGAAGTTTGAGGACAGCCAGGCGGTCCTGGACGACTACTCTGATGTGGTCCTGTACGAGAGAGGTCACCTGAACCCGGACCAGCACCAGTCCACCTCACACGACCGCGCCTCCACATACACTCTGACCAACGTGGTGCCGGAGATACGCGAGTTCAACATTGGGCCCTGGCGTGAGTACGAGGAGCGCATCCGCGTGCGCCTCAACAACTTCTGCCGCGGCACGGCCTACATCGTGACCGGCGTGACCACCAGAGGCAACATGATCCGCAGGAACAACCAGGACCGCGTGGCCATCCCCGAAGACGTGTGGTCCGCGTACTGCTGCACCGAATACGACCGCAACTCACCGCACGACGTTCGCATCCGCTTCCCTTCCTACGGGGTCTTGGCCAAAAATGCCAAGGAGGGCAACAGCGTGCACGAGATGCCCGTCCAGGAACTTGAGATCCTCCTGAAAAGTAATTTGGATGTTGACCAGGACCTTCAGATATTCTATGACAACTGCAtctctccctcacccctccctttaTACCTCCAACACACTATCTGA